A region from the Halobacillus mangrovi genome encodes:
- a CDS encoding TerC family protein, which yields MNLDMLEPILIIISIDIILGGDNAVVIALASRNLPPEQRNKAIFLGTGLAIAARILLTTVALYLLQIPFLQLIGGLLLFYIALKLLTDEDDNQQINAGDSLMAAVKTIVFADIVMGFDNVLAIAGASHNNIALVIMGLLVSVPIIVWGSRFILMLMDRFPMLIYFGAGILAYTAAEMVLEDSYVLHVLYEYPMIKDWLPILGVVATISTGYFVNKKREDAAA from the coding sequence ATGAATTTGGACATGCTCGAACCCATACTCATCATCATTAGTATTGATATCATTTTAGGCGGAGATAATGCCGTGGTCATTGCATTAGCCAGTCGCAATCTTCCGCCTGAACAAAGAAACAAGGCCATTTTTTTAGGGACAGGTTTAGCTATTGCAGCAAGAATTTTGTTAACCACCGTCGCTCTTTATCTTCTCCAAATACCCTTTCTTCAATTAATCGGAGGATTGCTTCTTTTTTACATAGCACTGAAGCTGCTGACGGATGAAGATGACAACCAACAGATCAACGCAGGCGACAGCCTAATGGCAGCAGTCAAAACCATCGTTTTTGCAGATATCGTCATGGGTTTTGATAATGTGCTTGCTATCGCTGGTGCTTCACATAACAACATCGCTTTAGTTATTATGGGATTGTTGGTGTCTGTTCCTATTATTGTCTGGGGAAGCCGTTTTATCCTGATGCTGATGGACCGTTTTCCAATGCTCATTTATTTCGGAGCAGGTATTCTCGCTTATACAGCAGCTGAAATGGTGCTAGAAGACAGCTATGTTCTTCATGTTCTTTATGAATATCCAATGATTAAGGATTGGCTTCCAATTCTCGGCGTTGTTGCAACGATTAGTACCGGTTATTTCGTTAATAAGAAAAGAGAAGACGCAGCAGCCTGA
- a CDS encoding competence protein CoiA: MSNSVKEGGGGLYYAVNHHGELTSLYQLTMDELRQIKSDTFHCPNCHERLLIRAGPKVAPHFAHFPKSNCVLYKGESVAHEAGKWDLYHWMKRQSYNVELEVYVKEIQQRPDILLTFREKKIALEYQCSAISIKEITKRNQAYLKEGIFPLWILGINHLKQQSHRNFLLNDFLRSFLYYFNDHFHLYFYDPDRKQMIVLSNLHYTGKPFVYGIVNDYPLPSFKFPQLFNSKKSSLKYPLTHSWEKLLYNYRTRYKAKVSSLEYQFRQYVYLNGHHFSLIPSVCYLPVPGQLSLNMKPYIWQTRLLMDHFMKKSVGEIGQFPSIFTPPTINQYQVDVTMQYVNLLDGLGVLKKINQNQWVKKKDIIFHQNMKNALEDDKNLINQLKKFTKNS, from the coding sequence ATGTCGAATAGTGTAAAAGAAGGAGGTGGTGGATTGTATTATGCCGTCAATCATCATGGGGAGTTGACATCTTTGTATCAACTGACAATGGATGAACTCCGCCAAATCAAATCCGACACTTTTCACTGTCCGAATTGTCATGAAAGGTTGCTGATTAGGGCTGGACCTAAGGTGGCTCCTCATTTTGCCCATTTTCCGAAGAGTAACTGCGTTCTATATAAAGGAGAATCAGTCGCTCATGAGGCAGGAAAATGGGACCTATACCACTGGATGAAAAGGCAGTCCTACAACGTAGAATTAGAAGTTTATGTAAAAGAAATTCAACAGCGGCCGGATATTCTCCTCACTTTTAGAGAGAAAAAAATTGCACTTGAGTATCAGTGCTCTGCTATTTCTATAAAAGAGATCACTAAGCGTAACCAAGCCTATCTTAAGGAAGGAATTTTTCCTTTATGGATTTTGGGTATCAACCATCTAAAACAGCAAAGTCACCGTAATTTTCTTTTGAATGACTTTTTACGGTCTTTCCTTTATTATTTCAATGATCATTTTCACTTATATTTTTATGACCCTGATCGAAAACAAATGATCGTGCTTTCAAATCTTCATTACACAGGGAAACCATTTGTTTATGGAATAGTTAATGATTATCCACTCCCATCCTTTAAATTTCCTCAATTATTTAACTCCAAAAAATCTTCTTTAAAGTATCCTCTGACCCATTCATGGGAAAAGCTATTATATAATTACCGAACTCGATACAAGGCAAAAGTTAGTTCTCTTGAATATCAATTTAGACAATATGTTTACCTAAACGGACATCACTTTTCACTCATTCCATCGGTCTGTTATTTACCGGTTCCTGGCCAGCTTTCTCTTAATATGAAGCCCTATATTTGGCAGACCCGTCTGCTCATGGACCATTTTATGAAAAAGTCTGTTGGTGAAATTGGTCAATTTCCGTCCATCTTTACTCCACCGACAATCAACCAGTATCAAGTAGATGTAACTATGCAATATGTAAATTTATTAGATGGCTTGGGAGTGCTTAAAAAGATTAATCAAAACCAATGGGTAAAGAAAAAAGATATAATTTTTCATCAAAATATGAAGAATGCCCTCGAAGATGACAAAAATTTGATAAATCAGTTAAAAAAATTTACAAAGAATTCATAA
- the mecA gene encoding adaptor protein MecA translates to MEIERINENTVKFYVSYQDVEQRGFDREEIWYNRERSEQLFWEMMDEVNDQENFQADGPLWIQVQAMDKGLEVIVTKAQVSQDGQKLELPNDDGKAIDVPVDEKLESLLDDKFNQSQTDDNDHDDEEDLNDYSEEPLTFTLKFNEFEDVIQLSHYLSLDESLDLRLFHFEDKYYLYIQFTDENMSDDEQENILSQLMEFGIESSITVHRLEEYGKVIFSEHALQSVKEYFPVD, encoded by the coding sequence ATGGAAATAGAACGTATCAATGAAAACACTGTTAAGTTTTATGTGTCCTACCAGGACGTTGAACAACGCGGTTTCGACAGAGAAGAAATCTGGTATAACCGTGAACGAAGTGAACAGCTTTTCTGGGAAATGATGGATGAAGTCAATGACCAGGAAAATTTCCAGGCCGATGGTCCGCTTTGGATCCAAGTTCAGGCTATGGACAAAGGCTTAGAAGTCATCGTAACGAAGGCTCAAGTTTCCCAAGACGGGCAAAAGCTGGAACTACCTAATGATGATGGTAAAGCGATTGATGTACCGGTCGATGAAAAACTGGAATCTTTGCTAGATGATAAATTTAATCAGTCTCAAACGGATGATAACGACCACGATGACGAAGAGGATTTGAATGATTATTCCGAAGAACCACTTACTTTTACACTCAAGTTCAATGAGTTTGAAGATGTCATTCAATTGAGTCACTATTTGTCTCTGGATGAATCCCTTGATTTGCGTTTATTCCATTTTGAAGATAAGTACTATTTATATATTCAGTTCACTGATGAAAATATGAGTGATGACGAACAAGAAAATATTTTAAGTCAGCTGATGGAATTTGGAATTGAGTCATCCATCACCGTTCATCGACTTGAAGAATATGGGAAAGTGATTTTCTCTGAACATGCTTTACAATCGGTGAAAGAATATTTTCCAGTTGATTAA
- the pepF gene encoding oligoendopeptidase F, with translation MASTKELPKRDEVPVEKTWNLEEIFATDEEWYKELENIKQLLPELDQYRGTLDESGENLYNLLAFQDKLSNKIGLLYTYAHMRNDQDTTNSHYQEMNAKAESLYTKIASSMSFIVPEILSLPEEKIKQFIKDYEPLKEYSHTLDEISRQRPHVLSEKEEKLLAGFSEIGSNPSQTFGALNNADLTFPSIKNEEGEEVDLTHGRYVGFLKSSDREVRKAAFEAMYDTFGSFKNTFASTLSGHVKKNNFNATVRNYDRARQAKLNNNNIPETVYDNLIEAVNERLPLLHRYIELRKETLGLDEVHMYDIYTPLVKDAEMEISYEEAKEQVLKGLEPLGEEYVNIVKEGFENRWIDVVENKGKRSGAYSSGHYGTNPYILMNWQDNVNNLFTLAHELGHSLHSYYTHKNQPYRYGNYSIFVAEVASTCNEALLNDYMLKNTKSEKEKLYLLNNFLEGFRGTVFRQTMFAEFEHEIHIQAQNGEALTADKLTEIYYDLNKKYFGDNIVVDEKIGLEWARIPHFYMGYYVYQYSTGYAAATALADQILSEGEAAVDRYKSFLKAGSSDYPIEVLKRAGVDMTSKDPILSALDVFEEKLNEMEALLK, from the coding sequence ATGGCTTCTACTAAAGAATTACCAAAAAGAGATGAAGTTCCAGTTGAAAAAACGTGGAATCTTGAAGAAATATTCGCTACAGATGAAGAATGGTATAAAGAACTTGAGAATATTAAACAGCTTTTGCCTGAGCTTGACCAATATCGAGGGACGCTTGATGAGTCAGGTGAAAATCTTTACAACCTGTTAGCCTTTCAAGATAAGCTTTCTAATAAAATCGGTTTGCTTTATACCTATGCCCATATGAGAAATGATCAGGATACAACAAATTCTCATTATCAGGAGATGAACGCGAAGGCAGAAAGCCTATATACGAAAATTGCTTCATCGATGAGCTTTATTGTGCCTGAGATCCTAAGTCTTCCTGAAGAGAAAATTAAGCAATTCATAAAGGATTATGAGCCTCTTAAGGAATATTCTCATACGCTGGATGAAATCAGCCGCCAGCGCCCGCATGTACTTAGTGAAAAAGAAGAAAAGCTTCTCGCAGGTTTTTCTGAAATTGGGTCGAATCCTTCACAAACTTTTGGAGCACTGAATAATGCGGACCTTACATTCCCTTCAATTAAAAATGAAGAAGGGGAAGAAGTGGATCTGACTCACGGCAGGTACGTAGGTTTTCTAAAATCATCTGATCGAGAAGTAAGGAAAGCTGCATTTGAAGCCATGTATGATACTTTCGGATCCTTCAAAAATACATTTGCTTCAACACTAAGCGGCCATGTTAAAAAGAACAATTTTAACGCCACTGTCAGAAATTACGATCGGGCACGTCAAGCCAAGCTTAACAATAACAATATCCCGGAAACAGTGTATGACAATTTAATTGAAGCCGTCAATGAACGCCTTCCGTTGCTGCACCGCTATATAGAGCTTCGTAAAGAGACACTTGGTTTGGACGAAGTTCATATGTATGACATTTACACACCTCTTGTAAAAGACGCTGAAATGGAAATTTCGTACGAAGAAGCAAAAGAACAGGTATTAAAAGGTTTAGAACCTTTAGGTGAAGAGTACGTCAATATCGTTAAAGAAGGCTTTGAAAACCGTTGGATCGATGTCGTGGAGAATAAAGGAAAACGAAGCGGTGCTTATTCTTCCGGTCATTATGGAACAAATCCATATATCCTTATGAACTGGCAGGATAACGTAAATAACTTATTTACGCTTGCTCACGAGCTTGGTCACTCCTTGCATAGCTATTACACGCATAAAAATCAGCCTTACCGGTACGGAAACTATTCGATCTTCGTGGCCGAAGTGGCTTCCACGTGTAATGAAGCATTGCTCAATGACTATATGCTAAAAAATACGAAGAGTGAAAAAGAAAAGTTATACTTGCTGAACAACTTTTTGGAAGGCTTCAGAGGAACAGTCTTCCGCCAGACTATGTTTGCGGAATTTGAACATGAGATTCACATCCAGGCTCAAAATGGAGAAGCTTTGACCGCGGATAAGCTGACGGAAATTTACTATGACTTGAACAAGAAATACTTTGGTGACAATATAGTCGTCGATGAAAAAATCGGGCTGGAATGGGCACGGATTCCACACTTCTATATGGGATACTATGTTTATCAGTACTCGACAGGATATGCGGCAGCAACAGCTCTTGCTGATCAGATTCTTTCAGAAGGTGAGGCAGCCGTTGATCGCTACAAGAGTTTCCTTAAAGCAGGAAGCAGTGATTATCCGATAGAGGTCTTGAAGCGTGCTGGAGTCGATATGACTTCAAAAGACCCAATCCTCTCAGCTCTCGATGTTTTTGAAGAAAAACTTAATGAAATGGAAGCACTCCTGAAATAA
- the spxA gene encoding transcriptional regulator SpxA gives MVTLYTSPSCTSCRKAKAWLEEHDIAYTERNIFSEPLTLDEIKEILRMTEDGTEEIISTRSKVFQKLKVDFDQLPMQELFDLIQENPGLLRRPIIIDDKRLQVGYNEDEIRRFLPRSVRTFQLKEAQRLVN, from the coding sequence ATGGTAACACTTTATACCTCACCTAGTTGTACATCATGCCGTAAAGCGAAAGCGTGGCTCGAAGAGCACGATATCGCATACACAGAGAGAAATATTTTCTCTGAGCCGCTAACTTTAGACGAAATCAAGGAAATATTGCGAATGACTGAAGATGGAACGGAAGAGATTATTTCAACTCGTTCTAAAGTATTCCAAAAGTTAAAAGTTGATTTTGATCAACTTCCAATGCAGGAGCTTTTTGATCTCATACAAGAAAATCCTGGACTATTGCGTCGTCCGATCATCATTGATGACAAACGATTGCAAGTTGGATACAACGAAGATGAAATCCGTCGCTTCTTGCCTAGAAGCGTACGAACGTTCCAACTGAAAGAAGCGCAACGCTTAGTCAATTAA